In one window of Desulforhabdus amnigena DNA:
- a CDS encoding fumarate reductase iron-sulfur subunit, producing the protein MGRSLKFNIFRYNPEDPASVPHMDTFHLEETDAMTLFIALNRIREEQDPSLQFDFMCRAGICGSCAMLINGRPDLACHTKTKGLPEEITLLPLPVFKLIGDLSVDTGTWFRAMNEKVQSWVHTDKVFDPNAPEERMENQLAEDIYELERCIECGCCVAACGKANMRSEFMGAVAFNRIARFMMDPRDQRTGNEYFEVVGNEEGIFGCLGLLGCEDVCPKDIPLQDQLGMLRRKMGWQSIRHLFSKMIPE; encoded by the coding sequence GTGGGAAGATCTTTAAAATTTAATATTTTTCGATATAACCCCGAAGATCCTGCGTCTGTTCCCCACATGGACACCTTCCACCTGGAAGAAACCGACGCTATGACTCTTTTCATCGCGCTCAATCGCATTCGCGAGGAGCAGGATCCGAGCCTCCAGTTTGATTTCATGTGCCGCGCCGGTATTTGCGGTTCCTGCGCCATGCTCATCAATGGAAGGCCCGATCTGGCCTGCCACACCAAGACGAAAGGGCTGCCTGAAGAGATCACCCTGTTGCCGCTTCCGGTCTTTAAGCTGATCGGAGATCTTTCTGTAGATACAGGAACCTGGTTCCGAGCCATGAATGAAAAGGTTCAATCCTGGGTTCACACGGACAAGGTCTTCGATCCCAATGCTCCCGAAGAGCGTATGGAAAACCAGTTGGCCGAAGATATTTACGAACTGGAACGTTGCATTGAGTGCGGTTGCTGCGTAGCGGCTTGCGGAAAGGCCAACATGCGGTCTGAATTCATGGGCGCCGTTGCTTTCAACCGTATTGCGCGTTTTATGATGGATCCTCGCGATCAGAGGACCGGAAACGAGTACTTTGAAGTGGTTGGCAACGAAGAAGGCATTTTCGGGTGTCTCGGTCTGCTGGGATGCGAAGATGTTTGTCCGAAAGATATTCCTCTGCAGGATCAATTGGGGATGTTGCGCCGTAAAATGGGCTGGCAGTCCATCCGCCACCTTTTCAGCAAGATGATCCCTGAATAA
- a CDS encoding inorganic phosphate transporter, whose amino-acid sequence MAEIVLALGLLAGIYMAWNIGANDIANGMASPVAAKAITLRQAVFIGGFLDFVGAAFIGSHVTSTISSGILKAELVTDPQVMSVGLLSALLASAFWVFVATWKQLPVSTTHSIVGAVVGFGIVVGGVSAVKWGKIIPIILSWLISPVFAGFLAYMIFVFIRRRILRKPKLFLEALRWTPFFSGATILIVMLSLLTKTPLGERLGLNPGASAAVSILFTVVLGFAAKKWMAKTIRKVEEEGVEEIFRRLQVFTACYVSLAHGANDVANAIGPVAGIFAIYKMGHIPQSAEVPFFLLAGGGIFIAIGVFTWGYRVIETIGHKITILNNTRGFSVDFGTATSVLIASKMGLPVSTTHAAVGAVIGVGLAGGLAAVDFKMVWKITLYWLITLPLAALPTIVIFKILEAIFL is encoded by the coding sequence ATGGCGGAAATTGTACTTGCTTTGGGGCTTCTGGCCGGAATTTATATGGCGTGGAATATCGGCGCCAACGATATTGCAAATGGAATGGCCTCACCGGTGGCCGCCAAGGCGATCACGTTGCGGCAGGCGGTTTTCATCGGTGGATTTCTTGATTTTGTTGGGGCAGCCTTTATCGGGTCTCACGTCACATCGACCATATCCAGTGGGATTCTCAAAGCAGAACTCGTCACCGACCCTCAGGTGATGAGTGTTGGACTTCTGTCCGCCCTGCTGGCTTCTGCTTTTTGGGTATTCGTAGCCACCTGGAAGCAGCTGCCGGTTTCTACAACCCACTCCATTGTGGGGGCGGTGGTGGGATTCGGAATAGTTGTCGGGGGGGTGTCGGCCGTCAAATGGGGCAAGATCATTCCCATCATCCTCAGCTGGTTGATTTCCCCCGTTTTTGCGGGTTTCCTCGCTTACATGATTTTCGTGTTCATTCGCAGACGGATCCTCAGAAAACCCAAACTTTTTCTGGAAGCCCTCCGCTGGACCCCTTTTTTTTCGGGTGCAACCATTCTTATCGTCATGCTCTCTCTTCTTACTAAAACCCCCTTGGGAGAACGGTTGGGATTGAACCCCGGAGCCAGCGCTGCTGTTTCCATTCTTTTTACGGTTGTGCTGGGCTTTGCAGCGAAAAAATGGATGGCTAAAACGATTCGCAAGGTAGAAGAAGAGGGGGTGGAAGAAATCTTCAGGAGATTGCAGGTATTTACGGCCTGCTATGTTTCCCTGGCGCACGGAGCCAACGACGTGGCCAATGCCATAGGGCCTGTTGCCGGCATTTTCGCCATTTATAAAATGGGGCACATTCCGCAAAGCGCCGAAGTTCCCTTTTTTCTCCTTGCCGGTGGAGGCATTTTCATTGCCATAGGGGTTTTCACATGGGGATACCGGGTGATTGAAACCATTGGCCACAAGATCACCATTCTCAATAATACCCGGGGTTTTTCCGTGGACTTCGGCACAGCCACTTCTGTACTCATTGCTTCGAAAATGGGGTTGCCTGTTTCGACAACGCATGCTGCGGTGGGGGCGGTGATCGGCGTTGGGCTTGCCGGGGGGCTCGCCGCGGTGGACTTTAAAATGGTGTGGAAGATCACGCTGTACTGGCTGATTACCCTCCCTCTGGCGGCATTGCCGACAATCGTTATATTTAAGATTCTTGAAGCAATCTTTTTATAA
- a CDS encoding TIGR00153 family protein, which produces MRTAFLTLFRQSPFEGLKKHAKLIQEAAPIFRLAVLAHLDGNNTEFESYHNKITIIEDQGDGIKRNIRGHLPRGILLPMDKFQLLWYLREQDKVLDGTQDVLHWLSYRKTVVPDELVDDLLLMVEKVIDVLKSIHPLVVAADNYFQHFSENQRKEVKQAIRLIREYEFQSDQVERKLLSDILSYPFESPTSAYHLAELIRYMGDISNHAENAGDMMRAMIAR; this is translated from the coding sequence ATGCGCACGGCATTTCTGACGTTATTTCGCCAATCCCCTTTTGAAGGCCTCAAGAAACACGCGAAACTGATTCAAGAGGCGGCCCCCATATTCAGGCTTGCAGTCCTGGCCCATTTGGATGGGAATAATACTGAATTCGAAAGTTATCACAATAAAATCACCATCATAGAAGACCAGGGCGATGGCATCAAACGCAACATTCGGGGCCATCTGCCTCGAGGGATTTTACTGCCCATGGATAAATTTCAACTGCTCTGGTATCTGCGTGAGCAGGATAAAGTGCTCGATGGGACACAGGATGTACTGCACTGGCTTTCGTATCGAAAGACCGTTGTCCCCGATGAATTGGTGGACGATCTTCTGCTGATGGTTGAAAAGGTGATTGACGTTTTGAAATCCATCCATCCCCTGGTGGTTGCGGCCGACAATTATTTTCAGCATTTTTCCGAAAATCAGCGCAAGGAGGTGAAACAGGCGATTCGCCTGATCCGTGAATATGAATTTCAGTCCGATCAGGTGGAAAGAAAACTGCTTTCGGACATCCTGAGCTATCCGTTTGAAAGCCCTACTTCAGCATATCATCTTGCTGAGTTGATCCGGTATATGGGGGACATTTCCAATCATGCGGAAAACGCGGGTGATATGATGCGAGCCATGATTGCACGGTGA
- a CDS encoding DUF504 domain-containing protein, with protein MIPIHELFNRIRWDREFGRAGFEIGYFDHIEQRIIRIPFREIHFEEGNHFSFQLLGLGGETVTIPFHRVRQVFRDGVLIWERTGA; from the coding sequence ATGATTCCGATCCACGAACTTTTTAACCGAATCCGGTGGGACAGGGAATTTGGCAGGGCCGGTTTCGAAATCGGGTATTTTGATCATATCGAACAGCGGATCATCCGCATTCCGTTCCGTGAAATACATTTTGAGGAGGGAAACCATTTCTCCTTTCAACTGCTGGGTCTCGGAGGCGAAACGGTGACCATTCCCTTCCACAGGGTGCGGCAGGTCTTTCGTGATGGAGTGTTGATCTGGGAGAGGACGGGGGCGTAA